CTGGTCCAGCCCTGCGTCACAAAAATATCCTTGTGTGCTGTTGGAATGCCCAACAAAGCGCCGCGTTCACCAGCGGCCAGCCGTGCGTCGGCTACCTTGGCCTGTTCCAGGGTGAGGTCATCGCGAATGTCCACGAATGCGTTCAAACTGGACTGCTGGCCTGCTGAGCGCAATGCTTCTTGCGCCAACTCGGTGGCACTGGTTTTTTTCTCATCCAGCAGCGTTCGCAGCCGGGAAATACTTTGAAGTTCTGAAGACATGCTTAAAACCACATTCCAATGTCAGATTGGTAATAAAAAAGGGGGCAACTTTGCAATGAACGTTCGGGATTTAATCAATGACCTTGGGCACAAGGAACAAGCCCTTCTCCGCGGCCGGCGCATTGGCCATGTTGGCTACCCGGTTGTCTGCTTCAGACACGGCGTCTTCGCGCAGGCGCAAGGCGATAGGCTGAATCAATGAAATTGGATGCGCGAGGGGCTCGACACCATCGGTGTTTTCGCTGCTCAAGCGATCGGCCAGTTGCATAATGTTGTTCAATTGTTGCTCGAGGGCCTGGGCTTGTTCAGGAGCCAGCTTCAGACGCGACAAAGCCGCAATTTTTCCAATTTGCCCGGAATCCAGGGACATAAATTTTCTCCGCCGACAAGCAGGCCTGAACATCAACTCTAATCGATGCAAATGCCGCTTGGTGAAAGTCTGTGTTGATCAAAGTCGTCTTATTTTATAGGTTATCATCGGTGGTTACGCCACTTGACAAGTGAAGTCCCATAATTAGTGGCGTGCCGTACAACTTCTAGACAACTTTGAGCTTCGCGGGCTTGGCAGCTCTCCAACTACACGATACAGGTTAGAACATCACCATGTTTGGGTTTCTACGCAGCTACTTATCAAACGACTTGGCCATTGACTTGGGCACGGCCAACACCCTTATTTACGCCCGCACAAAAGGGATTGTTCTTGACGAACCTTCCGTAGTTGCAATTCGCCAGGAAGGCGGACCCAACGGCAAAAAAACAATCACTGCAGTTGGCCTTGAAGCCAAGCAGATGCTGGGCAAGGTACCGGGCAATATCGAAGCAATCCGCCCCATGAAAGACGGCGTGATTGCCGATTTCACCGTGACTGAGCAAATGCTCAAGCAGTTCATCAAGATGGTTCACGAAAGCCGCCTGTTTTCCCCCAGCCCCAGAATAATCATTTGCGTGCCCTGTGGTTCTACCCAGGTTGAACGCCGGGCCATTCGTGAAAGCGCATTGGGTGCAGGCGCTTCGCAGGTTTATCTGATTGAAGAACCAATGGCTGCAGCTATTGGTGCCGGCTTGCCGGTGTCCGAAGCTTCAGGCTCCATGGTTGTGGACATTGGTGGTGGCACCACGGAAGTGGGTATTATTTCCTTGGGCGGCATGGTTTACGCGGGAAGCGTGCGCGTGGGCGGCGACAAGTTTGACGAAGCGATCATCAGCTATATCCGTCGCAACTACGGCATGATGATCGGCGAACCCACAGCCGAAGCAATCAAGAAGCAGATTGGTTCTGCTTTCCCTGGCTCGGAAGTGAAAGACATGGAAGTAACCGGCCGCAATTTGTCTGAAGGTATTCCACGCCGTTTCACCATTTCTTCCAACGAAATTCTGGAAGCGCTGACCGAACCACTGAATGCAATCGTGTCAGCAGTGAAATCCGCATTGGAACAAACACCACCCGAGCTGGGCGCAGACATTGCCGAACGCGGCATGATGTTGACCGGTGGCGGCGCGTTGCTACGCGACCTGGACCGATTGTTGATGGAGGAAACCGGCTTGCCCGTGCATGTGGCCGAAGATCCATTGACCTGTGTGGTCAGGGGTTGTGGCCTTGCGCTGGAACGCATGGACAAGTTGGGCACCATTTTCACGAGTGAATAAGCAGAAACGCAACCGGTTCTAACTTTGGCTTCTCACGCAGCCTGGCGTTAAACCAGAGACAAGCCTATGGAGTACTCACCACCACCGTTGTTCAAACAAGGGCCATCCGCACGTGTGCGGCTGGCCTTCTTTGTTGCGCTTTCAGTCGGCCTGCTGTTTCTTGATGCCCGCTTTGGCGCTATGGAAGTGGTACGCAAGGTGGTGGGCACAGTGCTGTACCCGGTGCAGCGACTTGCAAGCTTTCCCCTGGAAATAGGGGAAGCAGGGCTGGAGTATGTGACTACACTGGGCTCACTAAAAACCGAGAATGAAGCCTTGCAGCTGGAAAAGCTTCAGGACAAACAACGACTTCACGAACTGCAAACGCTGAAAGTGGAGAACGAGAAACTGCGCAAGCTGATGAATGTGGGCAATACCCTGCAGGTCAAGCGCGCCATCCTCAGCGAAGTAGTCAGTGATGCGCGCGATCCGTTTTCCAGAAAAATCATCATCGGCAAGGGCTCCATTCAAGGCATTCGCGAAGGCATGCCCGTGATTGACGAACTTGGCCTGATGGGCCAGGTCACCCGGACATTTCCCAGCCGGGCGGAGGTCAGCCTGATCACCGACAAAGAGCAGATTATTCCGGTTGAAAGCCTGCGAAACGGCCTTCGTAGCGTGGCCTACGGCGGACTGGACGGTGGGCTGCTGGAATTGCGCTTTATGGCTGCCAATGCAGAAATTGAAAACAACGATCTGCTGGTCACTTCCGGCCTGGACGGGGTTTATCCACGGGGAATACCGGTCGCGCGCGTGATGCGCGTAGAGCGGAATTCCAGATACGCATTCGCCAGCATTTTTTGCGAACCGATCGCCGGCGTTGAACAGCATCGTTTCGTACTTGTTTTGGATACAGCACGGGAAACGCTGACGCCTGAGGAAGCTGCACCTGCTTCGATTGAAGGACCTCCTGCACCAACGACAGCCCCCCAAGCAACCCCAACAACAACGCCAGCAGCATCGTTAGCGCCATCTTCAGTGCCATTGGCTGCACCCGCAGGTTCAGCGACGCCCGCAGTGCAAGGGGGAAGTAATGGCAATTAACCCATTTGGGAATTCAGAGATTCTTAGGCCAGTGAACCCGTGGTTCATCCTGATTTCCTTGTCAGCTGCGCTGTTGTTCAAACTTCTTCCCCTGGATCGAAGCTGGATCACACCCGACCTGCTGGCCTTGGTGCTGGTGTTCTGGAATATCAGGCAACCCCGACGAATCGGGATTGGTGTGGCCTGGTGCTTCGGCGCAGCGGTGGATGTGCACACCGCCAGTGTGTTTGGTGAGCATGCACTGGCCTACACTTTGCTGTCCTATTTTGCGATCACAATCCACCGCCGGGTCATGTGGTTTTCACCCGTGATGCAGGCTGCTCATATTTTCCCCCTGCTTCTTGCGGCACAGGCTATTACCGTCGCAATTCGGGTCATGTTCGGAGGAATATTCCCCGGCCCCTGGATGTTTGCAGAAAGTGCGCTCACCGCCGCACTGTGGCCGCTTACCCAGTTTTTGTTGCTGGCACCTCAAAAGTTGCCTCAACACCGTGATAACGACCGCCCGATATGACCGAGTTTACTCACCCGGAACAGGCGATCAAACAGTTCAAATTCAGACTGTTCATTGCAGGCGTGTTCGTTGTGGCCTTGTTTGGTGTTCTGGTAGCACGGCTACTTTGGCTACAGGTCGTCAGCTACGAGAAATACCAGTCCAAGGCGGAAGACAACCGGGTTACGATTGTGCCGCTGGTTCCCAACCGCGGTTTGATACTGGACCGCAACGGGGTCGTGCTGGCGAACAATTACTCGGCATACACGCTTGAAATCACACCATCAAAAATTGACAAGCTTGACGAAATGATTGACCAACTGGGCAAGATTGTCGAAATTTCTGCCCTGGATCGCCGCCGCTTCAAAAAACTGCGTGCAGAATCCAAACGATTCGAATCCATCCCGATTCGAACCCGCCTGACCGACGAGGAAGTGGCACGGTTCGCCGTACAAAGTTTTCGTTTTCCCGGGGTCGAGATCAAAGCACGTCTGTTCAGACAATACCCACATGGCCCACATGCAGCCCACTTGCTGGGTTACATCGGTCGCATTTCTGCCAAAGACCAGGACCGAATCGAAGAACTGGACCAGACCAACAATTACCGAGGCACGGCCTACATTGGCAAAGACGGCCTTGAAAAGCGTTATGAAACGGAACTGCACGGTCGAACGGGATTTGAAGAGGTGGAAACCTCGGCAGGAGGCCGGGCGGTTCGTGTACTGTCCAGATCGCCGGCTGTACCCGGCAACAATCTGATGCTGTCAATCGACATTCGCCTTCAGAATGCTGCTGAGAAGGCGCTCGAAGGAAAGCGCGGCGCATTGGTGGCCATCGACCCACGCAACGGCGACATCCTCGCCATGGTCAGCGCGCCCAGCTTCGACCCCAATCTGTTTGTTGAGGGTATTGACTCCGAGAACTGGAAAGCCTTGAATGAAAGCATCGACAGGCCCTTGTTGAACCGCCCGTTGGCAGGCACCTACCCCCCGGGATCCACTTTCAAACCCTTCATGGCATTGGCAGCACTGGAAGGCGGTTTTCGTACAGCTTCTTATGGACTGAGAGACCCCGGCTATTATGATTTTGGTGGGCGTCGATTCATGGACGACAAAATTGGCGGGCATGGCGTAGTGGACATGTACAAATCAATTGCCGAGTCATGCAACACCTATTACTACATGCTGGGCAGCGACATGGGAATAGATGTGATTGCCGAGTTCATGGGTCGCTTTGGCTTTGGGTCGCGCACAGGAATTGACCTGGATGGTGAACGAACAGGTGTTTTGCCCTCTAGGGAATGGAAGACCAAGGCTTTCAAAAGACCGGAAGCGCAGCGATGGTATTCCGGAGAAACCGTCTCCGTAGCGATTGGCCAAGGTTACAACAACTACACCCCACTTCAATTGGCCCATGCCACCGCTGTATTGGCCAGCGGCGGCATGAATGCTACACCCAGGCTGGTTCGGGCTTATCAGAACCCGGTCAGCGGCCAGGTCACTGAAAAACCGCTGGAAGCATTCAAGCAACTCCAATTGCAGGAAAGGCACGTAAATTCAGTGAAGCTGGGCATGCGGGGGGCGGTACTGGAAGGAACCGCACGTGGTGTGTTCAAGGACGTGACCTATGAAGTGGCCGGCAAAACGGGTACAGCACAGGTCTTCGGTTTGAAAAAAGGCGAGACCTACAAGGACCGCGCAGCCTCCGCTGAGCGACTCCGTGACCATGGGTGGTTCATTGCCTTCTCCCCCATGGAACAACCCGAAATTGCATTCGCAGCCATCGTGGAAAACGCAGGTTTTGGCAGCCAGTCTGCAGCCCCTGCCATCAAACAGGTTCTCGACGTGTTCTGGGCCTTGAAGGCGGAAAACGCACCGCCCTCAGCCTTGCCGGACCCGACCCCTCTTGAAGAGGAGACACCTCAATGAACAGGTCCCGCCCTATTCAGCGCGAGCGCATTTGGCCTCGAGTCAAACCTTTCCTAACGGTTTTTGACCCGGTCTTGGGTTCAATCCTGCTGGCATTGGTGGTGTTTGCCTTGATCACCCAATACAGCGCGGCATTCGATTTTGAAGGGCGCTTTCTCGACCACTCCCGCAATTTGTTGATCGCCTTTGGGGTCATGTGGGTCACCGCCAACCTGAAGCCTCAATTTTTGATGCGCATCGCCGTACCTCTGTATGTCACAGGCGTCTTGTTATTGATTGCTGTGGAACTGTTTGGCGACATATCCAAAGGGGCGCAGCGTTGGCTTAACCTGGGGTTCATCAGGATCCAGCCTTCTGAAATCATGAAAATTTCCATGCCACTCATGCTGGCGTGGTTTTTTCAGCAAAGAGAAAACGTATCGGGTTGGCGAGAATTCGCAGTGGCTTCGATCATTCTGGCAATTCCCGGCATCCTGATTCTCAAGCAACCCGACTTGGGCACAGCGCTGCTGGTTTTAGGGTCCGGGTTTTTCGTGATTTTCTTTGCCGGGCTTTCCTGGAAAATTCTGGCCTGGCTAACAGCGCTGTTTCTGGCCAGCCTGCCTGTGTTCTGGACACTGATGCACGATTACCAGCGGCAGCGTGTTCTTACCCTTCTAGATCCCACACAAGACCCGCTGGGCAAAGGCTTTCACATTATTCAATCCACTGTGGCAGTGGGTTCAGGTGGGTTCTCAGGCAAGGGGTTTTTGCAGGGCACTCAAACCCATCTTGAATTCATTCCGGAACGCACCACCGACTTTATCTTTGCTGTGCTCGCCGAGGAATTTGGTCTGTTGGGTTGCCTGGTCTTGTTGACGCTTTACACCTGCCTGATTGTGCGCGGCCTGGTGATTGCCGGCAATGCACCCACCCTGTTTTCAAGGTTGATGGCTGGGGCCATGGCGCTGATCTTTTTCACCTACGCATTTGTGAATATTGGCATGGTCAGTGGCATTTTGCCTGTGGTGGGCGTCCCCCTGCCCCTGATGAGCTATGGCGGTACCGCGATGGTGACACTGGGCATGGGTGCCGGTATCTTGATGAGCATTCAAAACACCAAAAAACTGGTGCAAACTTAAGCACACCCGACTCAAGGCCCCTGCCCCATGGAAACAGCCAGCCGAGCCTGGATGGACAAAACCCTCAGCACTGCGTTTTTGCCCTTTGTGCAGCGCTGGCGCGATGAGGACAGCGAACCTGCAAGCCGGTTTTTAAAATGGATCGTCAATGGCGAACATTTTGGGCACCTGGACAAAGCGCATTTGCCAATCATTCTGCCCGCATTTAAGGATGCCGGCCTGCCACTTGAGCACACCGCGCTCGGCCTGGAATTGGTGACAGATGCAAACCAGCAGACGTTAAGTGCCGCCCTGATTTCAATTGCACAACGGCTACGCGCATTTGGTCTGGTGCCCGGCTGGCGGAATGAAGAGCAGTTGGTATTGAATCAAGGCGGGGAGCTCATTGCGCAAGCTGAAAGGGCTTTGTTCAAAACTTTGGGACTTAGAAGCCGGGCAATACACGTGCATGTTGAGAACCAGCATGGCCAGATTTGGACCGGCGTTCGTGCACACACCAAACACGAAAATCCCGGCATGCTCGACAACGTGGCTGCCGGTGGTATTGCCAGTACGGAAAGCGTTGAGCAAACGCTTTGGCGAGAACTTGACGAAGAGGCAGGGCTGAATCCAGACAGTTTCTCCTGGATTAAACCGCTGCCTCCCGGTGAACTGGTGTTAAGTCGCCCCTTGCTGTATGGTGGCTGGCATCACGAAAACGTGGTTCTTTTTCATGGCCAGTTGAAACCGGGACACCGGCCTTGCAACCGGGATGGCGAAGTGGAAGCATTCCAGTTGATGAGCCCCAAGGCTTGCATTCATGCCATCAATACGCACCAATTTACACCGGATGCCGCCCTGTGCTGCGCATTGGCCTTGAGCACGGTCAAACAAAATCAGAAGGATTAAACATGTTGTTGGGTTTAAAAGCCGCCACCTACCGAATCGGCACCACGATGCTGCTGGACCAGGTTGAATTTTCCATCGAAGAACGCGAACGCGTGGCCTTGGTCGGCCGTAACGGTACCGGGAAAAGTACCCTTTTCCGCATACTGACAGGCGAAACAACACCTGAGGATGGCCTGGTGATCAAGCAGGACGGGCTACGCATGACTTGCCTGGAACAGGCTGTACCCCAGGAACACAACGAAACGATTTTTGATGTGGTTGCACAAGGGTTCGGCACTCTGGGCAAATCGATCAGTGTCAGTCGCACCTTGGGCCCGCGCAATCACGACGAACTGACTCCCGACGAGGCAAGCTTGCTGGAAAACGCCCAAAATGAATTGAGCGAACACCACGGCTGGCACCTGGAAAGTGAAGTGGACCAAATGCTTTCGCGCATGAAGTTACCCGCCGACCTGCCCTTCGCCAAACTGTCAGGTGGTATGAAACGCAAGGTGATGCTGGCCAAAGCCATGGTGAGCAACCCGGATGTGCTGCTACTTGATGAGCCTACCAACCACCTGGACATTCCGAGCATTGAATTGCTGGAAGAGCAGATTCGCCAGTTCAAGGGCGCTGTGATTTTTGTCAGCCATGATCGCTCATTCATGCGCAAACTGGCCACACGGGTCTGTGACCTGGACCGCGGCATGCTGAAAAGCTGGTCAGGCGGCTACGAGGGTTATCTGAAAGGCAAGGCGGAATTTTTGCATGCGCAAGAAAAAGCCACGGCCTTGTTTGACAAAAAACTGGCTGAAGAAGAAGTGTGGATTCGACGCGGCATTGAAGCCCGCCGAACCCGCAACGAAGGTCGGGTTCGCGCTCTGATGGAAATGCGCAAACAGTTCTCGGACCGCCGCAATGTGGTGGGTACCGCCAAAGTACAGGTACAGGAGGCCGAGCGAAGCGGAAAGCTGGTGGCGGAAATGACCGACATCAACAAACAGCTGGGTGACTTGCAAATTCTGCGCAACTTCACCAACACGATTTTGCGTGGTGAGAAAATTGGATTCCTCGGTCCGAACGGAATTGGAAAAACCACGGCACTGCGGGTTTTGCTGGGGCAACTGCCTCCCGATTCCGGAACCGTGAAACTGGGCACCAAGCTGGAAGTTGCGTATTTTGATCAATTGCGCAGCCAATTCAACGAAGAAGACACGGCGGTAGAAATCATCGGCGCCGGCAAGGAGTTCATCACGATTGATGGTCAGGCCAAACATGTCATCGGCTATTTGCAAGACTTCCTGTTCACACCCGACCGCGCCCGCCAGCCGGTGCGAAGCCTGTCCGGAGGCGAGCGTGCCCGCCTGATTCTGGCGCAATTGTTTGCGACACCCTCGAACGTGATGGTACTGGACGAACCCACCAACGACCTGGACATTGAGACACTGGAATTGCTGGAAGAAAAGTTGATGGCCTACCAGGGCACCTTGATTCTTGTCAGTCACGATAGGGAGTTTCTGAACCAGATCGTAACCCGCTGCCTGGTGTTTGAAGGCCAGGGCGTGGTGGGCGACTATGTGGGTGGCTATGACGACTGGCTGCGCCAACGAACTACAGACCCTTGGGCCAACGTAGGCAAAGAGCGGCTTGAAAACACACCGATGAGCCCGGCGGCAACAGTTGCTGCGACCACAGTTGCGGCATCACCTCAACCTCCGGCAGCACCCGTCAAAAAAGCAAAAAAGCTGGGCTACAAAGAACAGCGCGAACTCGAAACGCTGCCCGGATTGATCGAAACACTGGAAACTGAACAGGCTGACCTGGTGAACAAGATCGGAGCACCTGATTTTTATCAGCAGGAAAGCAGCGTAGTGACCGCAGCCCAGGCACGGCTTTCAGCTTTGGAAGAAGAGCTGCAGCAGGCCTATGCACGCTGGGAAGAATTGGACGCCTGAGAAAGATCAAAGCGTTGCTGTCAAAACTAGGAACGGGGACTTGCAGGCAAGGGGGCAAGCTGCCCCTGCGGGGTCAGTTGGATGTTCAGAGAATCCCACACTTCAGTGGCTTCCTGGTACGCACCAGCCAGCTGTAAACGCATGCCATAAAACAGCCTGGATTCAGGAAGCGCATTTGGAGTGTCGGGCACCCTGGCTTGAAGCAAAGCCCTGGCTGTTTCCTCGCTGGCAATGTGAAAGCTGCCGCTGACCACTCGGCCACCAGTTAAACGTCTGACTTCCCAAGTGAAGCTTTGCCCCCATTCAAACCTGGCGGCTGGCGGCAGGGTCAGGTACTCGCCTTCAAGTGGTTCGACCCAAAAGCGCTTTCCTTTGGCATCAAACAACATCAAATTGCCTTCGCGCGGCAAATCGCCCTTAAACAAAAACTCTGGATTGCGTGTAAGCAAAAGCGAACCATCCACAGGGTAAAGCGCCTGCAAGGTGATCTCTGACTCTTGTAGCTTGTCTTTGCTGACCACGCCGCGCGGCCGGGCATACACGGCAATCCAGTGATCGATCAAATCCAGTTCGGCTGGGGCAAGCGAAAACACTTTCGGGGCGGGCCCGGTGATCAGGCGAACAGTGTCTGCAATCACTTTCAACCTTGCCGGTCCGTTAAATACGCGGCGATTGCCCGTACTCAGGACGGCCACTGAAAATCGCTGTCCTCTGGGCACATTCACCGTGTGTCCATGCAACAAGCGCTGAGTGGGCAAGGCCCGGTACTGCTGCCCTTTGAGGTTGGTCACGAGTACCTTGTCAGTGGCCGCCAGCACGAACACAACTGCATCCCCAGCTTGGGCAAGGCCGGTGAACAGTCCACACACCAACAACAGACACGACAAAACCCTTTTCAATACCAGCCCACCAAAGACAAGCCCAAACCGAGATAATCCGATCTGTAATTGTAATCAATGAGACTTTCGCCATACCCGGAGAAATACTGCAAATGTCCTCGCAAGTTGCTGGTCAACGGGAAGGCCCAGTCTAATTGCACAGCCCCCCTGGACTGGTCACCGCCGCGGAAATTATGACGGGTCAACAGCGAATATTCGTGGCCTTCGCTTTTGTGAACAAGCAGCAAGTCACCGCGGCCCATGTAATCGCTGATGTCCGGGTTGTCGTCTTCGGCCGAGTCTTCTGACAGACGAACCCAAGGACGAATCTGGACCATGGTGTTCTCGCGCTCAAAACCGACCATGCCGATGAGCCGGTTCCACGAACGGGACAAAGGCAACGCCCGGCCGTTGGATTGGTGGTTCAAACTCAAGCCCAGCAAACGGGGTTCCCAGCCGGTTGCGTCCTTGAATTCGGACCAACTTGAGCGCCAGGTGAAAATCAGCTCGGGTTCGTAATTGGTTTCACGGAAAGGCCGGGACAGTTCCTGATTGAATGTTTGCCATCGGCTGGACTGGGTGTACGCAAACCACAAGTCGCCATTGTCACCGATGATGTCTTCCATCACTTTGGTTTTCAAACTCAGCTGAAACTTGCTTTCGTTTTGATCCAGATTCTCGGAAGTGGTGGTGGTGTTGGCCGGATTGGGGCTGCTTGGCCGATTGTTCGGGGATGCGTTGTGATACACCGGCAGCAGGTAGACTGGCTTGTACGGGCTGATTGAAAACGTGCCCCGCTTGGAGGATGGAGCCAACTCCCACCGGCGGTCCAGCCAGGACAGTGTGGTTTCTTCAGCGTTTTTATAAAGCAGCAAACCGCCGTCCACCGGAGCGGCGGCCGCCGGGGCAGTGCCGTCTTTTACAACCAGGCTTCGGCCTGTGGCATCATCAAAGCAGCGCAGGCGAAGTTGGTCGTCTTCCAGAAACAGGCAGGCGCGCAATGCGCGTTCGTCCAGTGTCTTGTTGGCAATGGTTTCAGTTTGAGCCCCTGCGTTCAGACAAAACAGGCTCAAGGTCAAAAGGATGAATTTGTTCATGATTGCGTGCTGCGAGAAGCGTGACTGGCTAGATACTCTCACATTTGGTTACAATTCCTAAATGGTTTCATTCCGCTTTA
The nucleotide sequence above comes from Limnobacter thiooxidans. Encoded proteins:
- the mreD gene encoding rod shape-determining protein MreD, translated to MAINPFGNSEILRPVNPWFILISLSAALLFKLLPLDRSWITPDLLALVLVFWNIRQPRRIGIGVAWCFGAAVDVHTASVFGEHALAYTLLSYFAITIHRRVMWFSPVMQAAHIFPLLLAAQAITVAIRVMFGGIFPGPWMFAESALTAALWPLTQFLLLAPQKLPQHRDNDRPI
- the rodA gene encoding rod shape-determining protein RodA; the encoded protein is MNRSRPIQRERIWPRVKPFLTVFDPVLGSILLALVVFALITQYSAAFDFEGRFLDHSRNLLIAFGVMWVTANLKPQFLMRIAVPLYVTGVLLLIAVELFGDISKGAQRWLNLGFIRIQPSEIMKISMPLMLAWFFQQRENVSGWREFAVASIILAIPGILILKQPDLGTALLVLGSGFFVIFFAGLSWKILAWLTALFLASLPVFWTLMHDYQRQRVLTLLDPTQDPLGKGFHIIQSTVAVGSGGFSGKGFLQGTQTHLEFIPERTTDFIFAVLAEEFGLLGCLVLLTLYTCLIVRGLVIAGNAPTLFSRLMAGAMALIFFTYAFVNIGMVSGILPVVGVPLPLMSYGGTAMVTLGMGAGILMSIQNTKKLVQT
- the mrdA gene encoding penicillin-binding protein 2 produces the protein MTEFTHPEQAIKQFKFRLFIAGVFVVALFGVLVARLLWLQVVSYEKYQSKAEDNRVTIVPLVPNRGLILDRNGVVLANNYSAYTLEITPSKIDKLDEMIDQLGKIVEISALDRRRFKKLRAESKRFESIPIRTRLTDEEVARFAVQSFRFPGVEIKARLFRQYPHGPHAAHLLGYIGRISAKDQDRIEELDQTNNYRGTAYIGKDGLEKRYETELHGRTGFEEVETSAGGRAVRVLSRSPAVPGNNLMLSIDIRLQNAAEKALEGKRGALVAIDPRNGDILAMVSAPSFDPNLFVEGIDSENWKALNESIDRPLLNRPLAGTYPPGSTFKPFMALAALEGGFRTASYGLRDPGYYDFGGRRFMDDKIGGHGVVDMYKSIAESCNTYYYMLGSDMGIDVIAEFMGRFGFGSRTGIDLDGERTGVLPSREWKTKAFKRPEAQRWYSGETVSVAIGQGYNNYTPLQLAHATAVLASGGMNATPRLVRAYQNPVSGQVTEKPLEAFKQLQLQERHVNSVKLGMRGAVLEGTARGVFKDVTYEVAGKTGTAQVFGLKKGETYKDRAASAERLRDHGWFIAFSPMEQPEIAFAAIVENAGFGSQSAAPAIKQVLDVFWALKAENAPPSALPDPTPLEEETPQ
- a CDS encoding ATP-binding cassette domain-containing protein translates to MLLGLKAATYRIGTTMLLDQVEFSIEERERVALVGRNGTGKSTLFRILTGETTPEDGLVIKQDGLRMTCLEQAVPQEHNETIFDVVAQGFGTLGKSISVSRTLGPRNHDELTPDEASLLENAQNELSEHHGWHLESEVDQMLSRMKLPADLPFAKLSGGMKRKVMLAKAMVSNPDVLLLDEPTNHLDIPSIELLEEQIRQFKGAVIFVSHDRSFMRKLATRVCDLDRGMLKSWSGGYEGYLKGKAEFLHAQEKATALFDKKLAEEEVWIRRGIEARRTRNEGRVRALMEMRKQFSDRRNVVGTAKVQVQEAERSGKLVAEMTDINKQLGDLQILRNFTNTILRGEKIGFLGPNGIGKTTALRVLLGQLPPDSGTVKLGTKLEVAYFDQLRSQFNEEDTAVEIIGAGKEFITIDGQAKHVIGYLQDFLFTPDRARQPVRSLSGGERARLILAQLFATPSNVMVLDEPTNDLDIETLELLEEKLMAYQGTLILVSHDREFLNQIVTRCLVFEGQGVVGDYVGGYDDWLRQRTTDPWANVGKERLENTPMSPAATVAATTVAASPQPPAAPVKKAKKLGYKEQRELETLPGLIETLETEQADLVNKIGAPDFYQQESSVVTAAQARLSALEEELQQAYARWEELDA
- the gatC gene encoding Asp-tRNA(Asn)/Glu-tRNA(Gln) amidotransferase subunit GatC — translated: MSLDSGQIGKIAALSRLKLAPEQAQALEQQLNNIMQLADRLSSENTDGVEPLAHPISLIQPIALRLREDAVSEADNRVANMANAPAAEKGLFLVPKVID
- a CDS encoding phospholipase A, with protein sequence MNKFILLTLSLFCLNAGAQTETIANKTLDERALRACLFLEDDQLRLRCFDDATGRSLVVKDGTAPAAAAPVDGGLLLYKNAEETTLSWLDRRWELAPSSKRGTFSISPYKPVYLLPVYHNASPNNRPSSPNPANTTTTSENLDQNESKFQLSLKTKVMEDIIGDNGDLWFAYTQSSRWQTFNQELSRPFRETNYEPELIFTWRSSWSEFKDATGWEPRLLGLSLNHQSNGRALPLSRSWNRLIGMVGFERENTMVQIRPWVRLSEDSAEDDNPDISDYMGRGDLLLVHKSEGHEYSLLTRHNFRGGDQSRGAVQLDWAFPLTSNLRGHLQYFSGYGESLIDYNYRSDYLGLGLSLVGWY
- a CDS encoding NUDIX hydrolase, with product METASRAWMDKTLSTAFLPFVQRWRDEDSEPASRFLKWIVNGEHFGHLDKAHLPIILPAFKDAGLPLEHTALGLELVTDANQQTLSAALISIAQRLRAFGLVPGWRNEEQLVLNQGGELIAQAERALFKTLGLRSRAIHVHVENQHGQIWTGVRAHTKHENPGMLDNVAAGGIASTESVEQTLWRELDEEAGLNPDSFSWIKPLPPGELVLSRPLLYGGWHHENVVLFHGQLKPGHRPCNRDGEVEAFQLMSPKACIHAINTHQFTPDAALCCALALSTVKQNQKD
- the mreC gene encoding rod shape-determining protein MreC, yielding MEYSPPPLFKQGPSARVRLAFFVALSVGLLFLDARFGAMEVVRKVVGTVLYPVQRLASFPLEIGEAGLEYVTTLGSLKTENEALQLEKLQDKQRLHELQTLKVENEKLRKLMNVGNTLQVKRAILSEVVSDARDPFSRKIIIGKGSIQGIREGMPVIDELGLMGQVTRTFPSRAEVSLITDKEQIIPVESLRNGLRSVAYGGLDGGLLELRFMAANAEIENNDLLVTSGLDGVYPRGIPVARVMRVERNSRYAFASIFCEPIAGVEQHRFVLVLDTARETLTPEEAAPASIEGPPAPTTAPQATPTTTPAASLAPSSVPLAAPAGSATPAVQGGSNGN
- a CDS encoding rod shape-determining protein, which translates into the protein MFGFLRSYLSNDLAIDLGTANTLIYARTKGIVLDEPSVVAIRQEGGPNGKKTITAVGLEAKQMLGKVPGNIEAIRPMKDGVIADFTVTEQMLKQFIKMVHESRLFSPSPRIIICVPCGSTQVERRAIRESALGAGASQVYLIEEPMAAAIGAGLPVSEASGSMVVDIGGGTTEVGIISLGGMVYAGSVRVGGDKFDEAIISYIRRNYGMMIGEPTAEAIKKQIGSAFPGSEVKDMEVTGRNLSEGIPRRFTISSNEILEALTEPLNAIVSAVKSALEQTPPELGADIAERGMMLTGGGALLRDLDRLLMEETGLPVHVAEDPLTCVVRGCGLALERMDKLGTIFTSE